One Robbsia sp. KACC 23696 DNA segment encodes these proteins:
- the gyrB gene encoding DNA topoisomerase (ATP-hydrolyzing) subunit B: MTEQQKPQAPQGDNAYGESSIQILEGLEAVRKRPGMYIGDTSDGTGLHHLVFEVLDNSIDEALAGHCDDILVTIHADNSISVVDNGRGIPTGIKMDDKHEPKRSAAEIVMTELHAGGKFDQNSYKVSGGLHGVGVSCVNALSAWLRLTVRRDGKKHFLEFNRGVVINRTLEQRDGETVSPIPVVGEAEHNGTEVHFLADVDIFGNVDFHYDILAKRIRELSFLNNGVRIRLQDLRTGKEDDYAFAGGVKGFVEYINKSKQVLHPTIFHAVGEKDNVTVEVSMQWNDSFNENVLCFTNNIPQRDGGTHLTGLRAAMTRVLNKYIVETEAAKKAKIETAGDDMREGLSCVLSVKVPEPKFSSQTKDKLVSSEVRAPVEEVVAKALEDYLLETPNDAKIIVSKIIDAARARDAARKAREMTRRKSVLDGVGLPGKLADCQEKDPAKSEVYLVEGDSAGGSAKQGRDRKFQAILPLRGKVLNVEKARYDKLLSSEQIVTLITALGCGIGKDDYNVEKLRYHRIIIMTDADVDGAHIRTLLLTLFYRQLPDLIEKGYVYIAQPPLLKIKHGKEERYLKDESELRQYKLKLALNGAGLTTHEGAEPITGDALGELARSYLLSEAVIERIRRHVDAAALEAIMDGVTVNLSDKEKAEASAAALQAAITATPLKPEISVTTMHDEVRETWSLRVSRRHHGNIKISVIDPEFLVTADFRQLVATADIFRGLIGEGALIARGDRNQAVTDFKSAMKWLLADADRGVAIQRYKGLGEMNPEQLWETTMDPNVRRLLRVQIEDAIAADGIFTTLMGDEVEPRRAFIESNALRAGNIDV; this comes from the coding sequence GTCGATCCAGATCTTGGAAGGACTGGAGGCGGTACGTAAGCGCCCTGGCATGTATATCGGGGACACGTCCGACGGCACCGGTTTGCATCACTTGGTTTTCGAAGTGCTGGACAACTCGATCGACGAAGCCTTGGCGGGTCATTGCGACGATATTCTGGTCACGATTCACGCCGACAACTCGATATCCGTCGTCGATAACGGCCGGGGCATCCCGACCGGCATCAAGATGGACGACAAGCACGAGCCGAAGCGCAGTGCGGCCGAAATCGTGATGACGGAGCTGCATGCCGGCGGCAAGTTCGACCAGAACAGCTATAAGGTTTCGGGCGGTCTGCACGGCGTGGGCGTGTCCTGCGTGAACGCGCTGTCCGCCTGGCTGCGCCTGACGGTGCGCCGCGACGGCAAGAAGCACTTCCTCGAATTCAATCGCGGCGTGGTCATCAACCGCACGCTGGAACAGCGCGATGGCGAAACCGTCTCGCCGATTCCTGTCGTAGGCGAAGCCGAGCACAACGGTACGGAAGTGCACTTCCTGGCCGACGTCGACATCTTCGGCAATGTCGATTTCCACTACGACATCCTGGCGAAACGGATTCGCGAACTGTCCTTCCTGAACAATGGCGTGCGTATCCGCCTGCAGGATCTGCGGACCGGCAAGGAAGACGACTACGCGTTCGCCGGTGGCGTGAAAGGCTTTGTCGAGTACATCAACAAGTCCAAGCAAGTCCTGCATCCGACGATCTTCCACGCGGTGGGCGAGAAGGACAACGTCACCGTCGAAGTGTCGATGCAGTGGAACGACAGCTTCAATGAAAACGTGCTGTGCTTCACGAACAATATTCCGCAACGCGATGGCGGCACGCACTTGACCGGCCTGCGCGCGGCGATGACGCGCGTGCTGAACAAGTACATCGTTGAAACGGAAGCGGCGAAGAAGGCCAAGATCGAAACGGCTGGCGACGATATGCGCGAAGGCTTGTCCTGCGTGTTGTCGGTGAAGGTGCCGGAGCCGAAGTTCTCGTCGCAGACGAAGGACAAGCTGGTGTCGTCCGAAGTGCGCGCGCCGGTGGAAGAAGTCGTTGCGAAGGCGCTGGAAGACTATCTGCTGGAAACGCCGAACGACGCGAAGATCATCGTCTCGAAGATCATCGATGCGGCGCGTGCACGTGATGCAGCCCGGAAGGCGCGTGAAATGACGCGTCGGAAGAGCGTGCTGGATGGCGTGGGTCTGCCGGGTAAGTTGGCCGACTGCCAGGAGAAAGATCCGGCGAAGTCCGAGGTCTACCTGGTGGAGGGTGACTCCGCGGGCGGCTCGGCCAAGCAAGGTCGGGATCGGAAGTTCCAAGCTATCTTGCCGCTGCGCGGTAAGGTGCTGAACGTTGAAAAGGCACGCTACGACAAGTTGCTGTCGTCCGAGCAGATCGTGACCTTGATTACCGCGCTGGGTTGCGGGATCGGGAAGGACGATTACAACGTCGAGAAGCTGCGTTATCACCGCATCATCATCATGACCGACGCGGACGTCGACGGTGCGCACATTCGGACGCTGCTGTTGACGCTGTTCTATCGTCAACTGCCGGATCTGATCGAGAAGGGCTATGTGTATATCGCGCAGCCGCCGCTGCTGAAGATCAAGCACGGCAAGGAAGAACGGTATCTGAAGGATGAGTCCGAACTGCGTCAGTACAAGCTCAAGCTCGCGCTAAATGGTGCGGGACTGACGACGCATGAAGGTGCCGAGCCGATTACCGGTGACGCGTTGGGCGAGTTGGCACGAAGCTACCTCTTGTCTGAAGCGGTGATCGAGCGTATTCGCCGGCATGTCGATGCGGCGGCGCTGGAAGCTATCATGGACGGCGTTACCGTCAATCTCAGCGATAAGGAAAAGGCCGAAGCGTCTGCCGCTGCACTACAGGCTGCTATTACGGCTACGCCGTTGAAGCCGGAGATCAGCGTCACCACCATGCATGACGAAGTGCGTGAAACGTGGTCGCTGCGCGTTTCGCGTCGCCATCACGGGAACATCAAAATTTCCGTGATCGATCCTGAGTTCCTGGTGACTGCGGACTTCCGTCAGCTGGTTGCGACCGCGGATATCTTCCGAGGCCTGATCGGTGAAGGTGCATTGATCGCCCGCGGCGACCGCAATCAAGCCGTGACCGACTTCAAGAGCGCAATGAAATGGCTGCTCGCCGATGCGGATCGTGGCGTTGCCATCCAGCGCTATAAGGGGCTGGGTGAGATGAACCCCGAGCAGCTTTGGGAAACGACGATGGATCCCAATGTGCGTCGCTTGCTGCGCGTTCAGATTGAAGATGCAATTGCAGCGGATGGAATCTTTACGACGCTGATGGGGGATGAGGTCGAACCGCGTCGCGCGTTTATTGAGAGTAATGCGTTGCGGGCTGGGAATATTGATGTTTAA
- a CDS encoding nuclease-related domain-containing protein — MQNIEQYYGDRPILSSEKVVLSCAIEWLSAHDVPAVIYTNVKFGINEIDILVATPNTTLVIEVKGYRNPVIGRENGPWQSTNPLGQIKNHTNGYAQVLRTYRALKNSMARKQGHGTYVSYPQGAVIFEGGIPAGSDLFTPPDERVVIAGIEHLEVLLAAKSKRPWPLEWVRDLAIELNLVRRDALCTDTSTAPNPNKYVAKASPLAVVPATKPVLEEVAERSVVSMPAPAYPRSESSIRQAEGPVVISSNLITSVQDRNANLGKSNSGHRRRRSLLFYAGLLLVFLLTITVIQYVRVKSPPDLTAKPAASLPTAHLTRHEAETRSTRHLQHSAAHVPPKVPQDPIGPASRTVIVPQVPAEPLPTIAPTEPITCPPGVDRLGCNGQTGTLSAPICPSGFVASGDTCVAVEQ; from the coding sequence ATGCAGAATATCGAGCAGTATTACGGCGACCGTCCGATTTTGTCGTCTGAGAAAGTAGTTCTGTCCTGCGCCATAGAGTGGCTTTCCGCTCATGACGTGCCCGCCGTCATCTATACCAATGTGAAGTTTGGAATCAATGAGATCGACATCCTCGTTGCAACGCCAAATACGACGCTGGTCATTGAGGTAAAAGGTTACCGTAACCCCGTGATTGGACGTGAAAACGGACCCTGGCAGAGCACCAATCCGCTTGGTCAAATTAAGAACCATACGAACGGCTATGCCCAGGTTCTGCGCACGTATCGCGCGCTGAAGAATAGCATGGCGCGTAAACAGGGCCATGGTACCTACGTCTCCTATCCGCAGGGCGCGGTCATTTTTGAAGGTGGGATTCCAGCCGGCTCGGACCTTTTCACGCCGCCCGATGAACGTGTTGTCATTGCTGGCATCGAGCACCTGGAAGTATTGCTCGCAGCTAAAAGCAAAAGACCCTGGCCGTTGGAATGGGTGCGGGACCTCGCCATAGAACTCAACTTGGTGCGCCGCGATGCTTTGTGTACGGACACCAGCACGGCTCCGAATCCCAATAAATACGTTGCCAAGGCCTCGCCGCTCGCCGTAGTGCCGGCAACGAAGCCTGTTCTGGAAGAGGTTGCCGAGCGTTCGGTTGTATCCATGCCCGCTCCAGCTTACCCGCGAAGCGAGTCGTCAATTCGACAAGCCGAGGGCCCCGTCGTAATCAGCTCGAATTTGATCACATCGGTGCAAGATCGAAACGCCAACCTTGGGAAAAGTAACTCCGGGCATAGAAGAAGGCGGAGTCTGCTGTTCTATGCTGGATTGCTACTCGTCTTCTTGTTAACTATCACGGTCATTCAGTATGTAAGAGTCAAGTCGCCGCCGGACCTGACCGCAAAGCCAGCAGCATCATTGCCGACTGCTCATTTGACACGGCACGAGGCAGAGACGCGAAGTACGCGGCACCTGCAGCATTCGGCCGCCCATGTGCCACCGAAAGTGCCGCAGGACCCAATCGGGCCAGCGAGTAGAACAGTGATCGTGCCGCAAGTTCCTGCTGAACCGCTTCCTACCATCGCACCAACCGAGCCCATTACGTGTCCGCCTGGGGTTGATCGACTCGGATGCAATGGACAGACGGGGACATTGAGTGCGCCTATCTGTCCGAGTGGTTTCGTGGCAAGCGGTGATACATGCGTTGCGGTCGAGCAGTGA
- a CDS encoding HlyD family efflux transporter periplasmic adaptor subunit: protein MLFIALASALLLTVILGRYTHHITVVGQLVPQGGVAKVFSPFIGTIKEKRVRDGQRVVAGDVLYVVSSEPRDGSGHVTSAAVIEHMAAQKRQLVEDIGTLEKYHQSELRQWQHQLVAHAQTIAKAHEQIIAQHRLVTIARNNMARYLKLVPTGAISLQRAEQAEADFHEKKNKLHALEREHLTVRQSRTIAEETLRGLPYKHQQAKSQLIRQIAAVSQTLAEHALPRDFVVSAPIDGTASTIIAQVGQRVGSNRPLVSIVPIENTLEAHLYVDSTAVGYIAAGDPVRLRYHAFPYQRFGFQAGQIVNVAESASPPDDLSDTSAKHASASRSLYLVKVKLLRQHFNDTRGVSRPLRAGMLLHASLARESRRIYEWAFEPLYRLRDTL, encoded by the coding sequence ATGTTGTTCATCGCACTCGCTTCCGCTCTGTTGTTGACAGTCATCCTCGGGAGGTACACGCACCATATCACCGTCGTTGGCCAACTGGTGCCGCAAGGCGGGGTCGCAAAAGTCTTCAGCCCGTTTATCGGAACGATAAAAGAGAAGCGCGTGCGCGACGGTCAACGCGTGGTAGCAGGCGACGTGTTATATGTTGTCTCCAGCGAACCACGCGACGGAAGCGGGCATGTCACGTCCGCGGCGGTTATCGAGCATATGGCAGCGCAAAAACGGCAGCTTGTGGAAGATATTGGCACGCTCGAAAAGTACCATCAAAGTGAACTTCGGCAATGGCAGCATCAATTGGTTGCCCACGCGCAGACTATCGCAAAAGCACACGAACAAATCATTGCACAGCATCGGCTCGTCACGATTGCACGGAACAATATGGCGCGATACCTTAAGCTTGTCCCCACGGGCGCGATTTCGCTGCAACGCGCTGAGCAAGCCGAGGCCGATTTCCATGAGAAGAAAAACAAGCTGCATGCACTTGAGAGAGAACACCTGACCGTGCGTCAAAGCCGCACGATCGCCGAGGAGACGCTCCGGGGTTTGCCCTACAAGCACCAGCAAGCGAAGTCTCAACTTATACGGCAGATTGCAGCAGTCTCTCAGACGCTGGCAGAGCATGCGTTACCACGTGACTTTGTCGTATCCGCACCCATCGACGGCACCGCAAGCACCATCATCGCGCAAGTGGGACAACGCGTTGGAAGCAACAGGCCGCTCGTATCGATTGTACCCATCGAGAACACACTCGAAGCACACTTATATGTCGACAGTACAGCAGTAGGCTATATCGCAGCCGGAGATCCGGTACGGCTTCGCTATCATGCTTTCCCGTACCAACGCTTTGGTTTTCAAGCAGGGCAAATCGTCAATGTCGCCGAATCGGCTTCGCCGCCCGACGATTTGTCGGATACGAGCGCGAAACATGCGAGCGCAAGTCGCTCCTTGTATCTAGTGAAGGTAAAACTCCTTCGTCAGCACTTCAACGATACGCGTGGCGTCTCACGGCCTCTGCGTGCAGGCATGCTATTGCATGCCAGTCTGGCGCGCGAGTCGCGTCGCATCTACGAATGGGCGTTCGAGCCGCTCTATCGACTGAGAGACACGTTGTGA
- a CDS encoding IS30 family transposase, with the protein MAQMGRPGLPTEGKAEVWRRWRAGESFLGIGKALGKPAGSIYGVIRLCGGYSPAVRKRSLRALTLSEREEISRGVSAGLSIRAIARELHRAPSTISREIARNGGTGHYRALDADERALKVSLRPKDCLLERNPRLRYAVERKLSREWSPEQVSGWLKLRYTDDESMRVSHETIYRSLFVQARGVLKKELQYHLRTQRKMRHSRFSSTKGARNKIAGAVSIHERPPEAADRAVPGHWEGDLVSGANNTHVATLVERRSRFTILVKVKGKDTVSVVAGLKREVKRLPQHLRKTLTWDRGMELANHKDFTIATDVKVYFCDPRSPWQRGTNENTNRLLRQYLLHGTQLDQYSQAQLNKIAARLNERPRKTLGFMSPADKLREAVATTH; encoded by the coding sequence ATGGCACAGATGGGAAGGCCTGGGTTGCCGACAGAAGGCAAGGCGGAAGTTTGGCGGAGGTGGCGCGCCGGAGAATCGTTTCTTGGCATCGGCAAAGCGCTGGGCAAACCAGCCGGATCGATCTACGGCGTAATCCGGCTATGCGGAGGTTACAGCCCTGCTGTGCGCAAGCGATCGTTGCGGGCATTGACTCTCAGTGAACGTGAAGAGATTTCGCGCGGCGTGTCAGCCGGGCTTTCCATTCGGGCCATAGCGCGTGAGTTGCATCGTGCGCCATCCACCATTTCGCGTGAGATTGCGCGTAACGGTGGAACGGGCCACTATCGGGCTCTGGACGCCGATGAGAGAGCCTTGAAGGTTAGCTTGCGTCCCAAAGATTGCCTGCTGGAGCGCAACCCGCGCTTGCGCTACGCTGTTGAACGGAAGCTCTCTCGCGAATGGTCTCCGGAACAAGTAAGCGGCTGGCTTAAGCTCCGATATACCGATGACGAGTCGATGCGCGTGTCACACGAAACGATCTATCGCAGCCTGTTTGTGCAGGCGCGCGGCGTTCTAAAGAAAGAGTTGCAGTATCATTTGCGCACGCAACGCAAGATGCGTCATTCGCGCTTCTCCAGCACCAAGGGCGCGCGCAACAAGATAGCTGGGGCTGTTTCGATTCATGAGCGCCCGCCCGAAGCGGCCGACCGCGCCGTGCCTGGGCACTGGGAGGGCGATCTTGTCAGCGGCGCGAACAATACTCACGTCGCCACGCTGGTCGAGCGGCGCTCAAGGTTCACCATCCTCGTCAAGGTTAAAGGCAAGGACACGGTGAGCGTTGTGGCGGGCCTTAAACGCGAGGTAAAGCGGTTGCCGCAGCATCTACGCAAGACGCTCACCTGGGACCGTGGCATGGAATTGGCAAACCACAAAGACTTCACGATCGCCACGGATGTGAAGGTCTACTTCTGTGACCCACGAAGTCCCTGGCAACGCGGCACCAACGAAAATACGAACCGACTTCTGCGACAGTATCTGCTCCATGGTACGCAGCTTGATCAATACTCGCAGGCGCAACTGAACAAAATCGCAGCGCGCCTCAATGAACGGCCGAGAAAGACCTTGGGCTTCATGTCTCCGGCCGATAAACTACGCGAGGCTGTTGCGACGACCCATTGA
- a CDS encoding radical SAM protein, which translates to MNHIEIILKVAERCNLNCRYCYFFNKENKDFEDHPALIATDTIHHLVRFLRSAPYDLSETIFQIDIHGGEPLLMGTRRFSAMVSLISDGLHDAQDVRFTVQTNAVLINDAWINVFEKHNIFVGISVDGTKAHHDANRIDRRGRGTYDSMVPKIAAIKKASSERRIPGFGSICVVTPESDGRDTYIALACQLGFDRMQFLFPDDTHDSFNVAHTAHYVKFVEDIFDCWEHDNRKVRIKLVDQTMRALLHDKTLRANNPGVSHADIVVFTLSSAGDLGHDDTLRNVVPELFNSGMNVSAAAFPKFLAWHKMISRIVQPSYLATSCAACGWRNVCEDVSRSYTPLHRMQKRIANQPSIYCEALQKVYGRSASYLAKRGVPIQTISQNLNTLHVENVR; encoded by the coding sequence GTGAATCATATAGAGATCATTCTGAAGGTTGCGGAACGCTGCAATCTGAACTGCCGCTACTGTTATTTCTTCAATAAAGAGAACAAAGACTTCGAGGATCATCCAGCACTTATCGCCACCGACACCATTCATCATCTCGTCCGGTTTCTACGTAGCGCACCGTATGATCTATCCGAAACCATATTCCAGATCGACATCCATGGGGGCGAGCCTCTACTGATGGGCACGAGACGATTTTCTGCGATGGTCTCGCTCATCTCAGACGGTCTCCACGATGCACAAGATGTCCGCTTCACGGTCCAAACGAATGCGGTCCTGATCAACGACGCTTGGATCAATGTCTTCGAAAAACATAACATCTTCGTCGGCATTAGTGTGGATGGCACCAAGGCACACCATGACGCAAATCGCATTGATCGACGTGGACGGGGCACCTACGACAGCATGGTGCCAAAAATCGCAGCAATCAAAAAAGCAAGCAGCGAGCGACGTATTCCTGGCTTTGGATCGATCTGCGTGGTAACGCCCGAATCCGATGGTCGCGACACTTACATCGCACTCGCATGTCAATTAGGCTTCGACAGGATGCAGTTTCTCTTTCCTGATGACACCCACGACTCGTTTAACGTCGCCCACACGGCACACTACGTAAAGTTCGTCGAAGATATATTCGACTGCTGGGAACACGATAACCGCAAGGTGCGTATCAAGCTGGTCGATCAGACAATGCGCGCGCTGTTACACGACAAAACCCTTCGTGCGAATAATCCAGGCGTATCGCATGCGGATATCGTTGTATTCACCCTATCGAGTGCAGGAGATCTGGGCCATGACGACACGCTCCGCAACGTGGTGCCAGAGTTGTTTAATTCCGGGATGAATGTATCAGCTGCAGCTTTTCCCAAGTTCCTTGCTTGGCACAAAATGATCTCGCGCATCGTCCAACCCTCTTATCTTGCCACATCCTGTGCTGCGTGCGGATGGCGCAACGTATGCGAGGACGTCAGCCGTTCCTACACACCCTTACATCGGATGCAAAAGCGTATCGCAAACCAGCCTTCTATCTATTGTGAGGCATTGCAGAAGGTCTACGGACGATCTGCATCCTATCTTGCGAAACGCGGCGTCCCTATACAGACGATATCCCAGAATTTGAACACGCTTCATGTAGAGAACGTGCGATGA
- a CDS encoding lipocalin family protein, translating into MQVAAHASLSGNDNVPEPAKAVDLSRYVGKWYEFARYENLFEKNCEGVTADYEKRDDGLIKVVNTCHEGSVSGPTRAIEGKAKVVPNSRDAKLKVSFFGPFYVGKYWVLDHADDYSWSIVGEPTGIFLWILTRDAKPSEALATELITRATKLGYDASMIRRTKH; encoded by the coding sequence ATGCAGGTTGCCGCTCACGCCTCGCTGTCCGGGAACGACAATGTCCCGGAGCCGGCTAAAGCCGTCGATCTGTCGCGGTATGTAGGTAAATGGTATGAGTTCGCGCGATATGAAAACCTTTTTGAAAAAAACTGTGAGGGGGTGACGGCCGACTATGAAAAGCGCGATGACGGCCTTATCAAGGTAGTCAATACCTGTCACGAAGGGAGTGTGTCGGGACCCACGCGTGCAATCGAAGGCAAAGCCAAAGTCGTCCCTAACTCACGCGACGCAAAACTGAAGGTGTCGTTCTTCGGTCCGTTTTATGTCGGGAAGTACTGGGTACTCGATCATGCCGACGACTATAGCTGGTCGATCGTCGGCGAACCAACGGGCATATTCTTATGGATTCTGACGCGCGATGCCAAACCCAGCGAAGCACTAGCGACTGAACTTATTACACGGGCAACCAAGCTCGGCTATGACGCGTCGATGATTCGTCGCACAAAGCATTAA
- a CDS encoding peptidase domain-containing ABC transporter, whose protein sequence is MTFELTKSAKRSALFNRRPRIDTLFQIEAAECGLACLAMIAGYHGQRIGLAGLRQRYGLSEKGGNFAGLTRIAGEIGLGSRAIKLELRALGRLKTPCILHWEFNHFLVLERVKSGVAHVHDPAHGYRKIPMSEVSDKFTGVAMELWPIEGFVQHKPAPSVRLFSLIGTIRDLRTTFVQLLTLSVSLEVFVLAVPFYVQWTVDHVLPSADLDLMQVLGVGFLVLMLCQHATAIARSCLLMHLSATWSARSRANIFSHLIRLPVDFFSKRHLGDLLSKFGAIDEIQRTITTAFLEGALDGLMTLLIMTLLLLYSPTLALIVLFSAALYGMLRVISYTPLRAAVQTKLIRSANQQSHFVETLRSIRAIKLFSRESHRETAWLSLLVDQINADVRVQRLALFYTHANGLLAGLENILVVWLGASYVMNGRLTVGALMAFIAYKTLFQRRIVSLIDKITEFRTLSVQADRLADIVLATPEKTTEVTQDAEIHARCDNALAVDVKHLSFRYGNAEPLVLDNVSFTVQPGESVAITGVSGCGKSTLAQLLVGILSPTSGAVVLTNAQRTLEDVVSLRQAFGTVMQDDQLLAGSIWENISFFDPDYNRERVLSCAKLACIHDEIAGFPMRYDTLIGDMGNILSGGQKQRLLLARALYKMPSCLLLDESTSHLDIVCERHVNAAVRSLNMTRIIIAHRPETIASADRVLRLDGGKIVA, encoded by the coding sequence GTGACATTCGAGCTTACGAAGTCGGCAAAACGTTCTGCATTGTTTAATCGACGGCCACGCATCGATACGCTATTTCAGATCGAAGCCGCCGAGTGTGGCCTGGCATGCTTGGCGATGATCGCGGGTTATCATGGGCAACGCATTGGTCTAGCAGGATTGCGCCAACGCTACGGGCTCTCGGAGAAAGGGGGAAATTTCGCCGGTCTCACCCGGATCGCTGGCGAAATCGGCTTGGGAAGCCGTGCGATAAAGCTTGAATTGCGTGCACTCGGGCGCCTAAAGACGCCCTGTATCTTGCACTGGGAATTTAATCACTTTCTCGTGCTGGAGCGTGTCAAATCTGGCGTTGCGCACGTCCACGATCCTGCGCATGGTTATCGAAAGATACCCATGTCCGAAGTGTCGGATAAGTTCACCGGTGTGGCCATGGAACTGTGGCCAATAGAAGGATTCGTACAGCACAAACCCGCGCCGTCCGTGCGCCTCTTTTCACTGATTGGCACCATCCGGGATTTGCGCACAACGTTCGTGCAGTTACTGACGCTGTCAGTTTCGCTTGAGGTATTCGTCTTGGCTGTTCCGTTCTATGTACAGTGGACCGTCGATCACGTGCTGCCATCGGCAGATCTGGACTTGATGCAGGTATTAGGGGTGGGCTTCCTCGTCCTGATGCTTTGTCAACACGCAACGGCGATTGCACGGTCTTGCTTACTCATGCATTTGAGCGCAACTTGGAGCGCTCGATCGCGAGCGAATATTTTTTCACACCTCATTCGTCTACCTGTCGATTTTTTTTCGAAGCGTCATCTCGGTGATCTGTTGTCGAAATTTGGTGCGATCGACGAAATTCAACGTACGATTACGACCGCGTTCCTCGAAGGTGCACTTGATGGCCTGATGACGCTCCTGATCATGACACTGCTGTTGCTGTACAGCCCGACCCTCGCCTTGATTGTGCTGTTTTCCGCGGCCCTGTACGGCATGCTCCGCGTGATCTCCTACACGCCATTGCGTGCGGCCGTACAGACAAAGTTGATACGGTCGGCCAATCAGCAAAGTCATTTTGTAGAAACGCTGCGTAGTATTCGTGCGATCAAGCTTTTCTCGCGTGAATCGCATCGGGAAACAGCATGGCTTTCGTTGCTGGTCGATCAGATCAACGCGGATGTACGTGTGCAACGGCTGGCGCTCTTCTATACCCATGCGAATGGCCTCCTCGCGGGGCTAGAAAATATCCTGGTCGTATGGCTAGGTGCGAGCTATGTCATGAATGGGCGCTTGACCGTCGGCGCACTGATGGCCTTCATTGCCTACAAGACGCTCTTCCAACGAAGAATTGTGTCTCTGATCGATAAGATTACCGAGTTTCGTACGCTCTCCGTGCAAGCTGACCGGCTCGCCGACATTGTGCTTGCCACGCCCGAAAAGACGACCGAAGTTACACAGGACGCAGAAATCCACGCCAGATGCGACAACGCACTCGCGGTAGATGTGAAGCATCTGAGTTTTCGTTATGGCAACGCGGAACCGCTCGTTCTCGACAATGTCAGCTTTACTGTTCAGCCGGGAGAGTCCGTTGCGATCACCGGCGTGTCTGGCTGTGGAAAATCCACGCTGGCGCAACTTCTGGTTGGTATCTTGTCACCGACAAGCGGTGCCGTTGTCTTAACGAACGCGCAGCGGACACTGGAGGATGTCGTCTCTTTGCGTCAGGCGTTTGGCACTGTTATGCAAGACGACCAGCTATTGGCCGGGTCGATTTGGGAAAATATCAGCTTTTTTGACCCCGACTACAATCGAGAGCGCGTGTTGTCCTGCGCGAAGTTGGCTTGCATTCACGATGAGATAGCGGGATTTCCGATGCGGTACGACACGCTGATAGGTGACATGGGAAATATCCTGTCCGGCGGGCAGAAGCAACGTTTGTTACTCGCTAGAGCGTTGTACAAAATGCCCTCTTGCCTTCTGCTCGACGAATCGACGAGCCATCTCGACATTGTCTGCGAACGTCACGTGAATGCCGCTGTACGCTCGCTGAACATGACGCGGATCATCATCGCGCATCGTCCAGAGACAATCGCGAGCGCAGATCGTGTATTGCGTCTGGACGGCGGGAAGATCGTGGCATAA